In one window of Notolabrus celidotus isolate fNotCel1 chromosome 15, fNotCel1.pri, whole genome shotgun sequence DNA:
- the zte38 gene encoding zebrafish testis-expressed 38 isoform X2 has protein sequence MALQKIRKSKEETAEWTGLFLNDLKTNQESLVFVKRMMAVAVSTITYLRGIFPEDAYRSRYLEDLCIKVLHKDHNTPRASEVVKWIMGCFDALEKQYLQVVFIGVYTNPDEPDRIVESYQFKFKYTKKGPEMNILRNSDVAMQVTVEDTKRASVLLIRKLFLLMQNLDALPNNVYLTMKLYYYDDITPADYQPPGFKEGECDSIWFEGVPAHFKVGEVKTAYHTLKVQVSAEQGRVEKLQEGNHLREIKQAPLINPLEKETMKDPCKKKYQEEDLPSEDESAQFKKPTRPLAKRNKAGKNLSRRKRRR, from the exons ATGGCATTACAGAAGATCAGAAAGAGCAAGGAGGAAACAGCTGAG TGGACAGGGTTGTTTCTGAATGATTTGAAAACCAACCAGGAGTCCCTTGTGTTCGTGAAGAGGATGATGGCTGTGGCAGTTTCCACCATCACCTACCTCAGAGGCATTTTTCCAGAGGATGCCTACAGATCCAGATACCTGGAag ACTTGTGCATCAAGGTTCTGCATAAAGACCACAACACGCCTAGAGCCAGTGAAGTTGTTAAATG GATAATGGGCTGCTTCGATGCATTGGAGAAGCAGTAT CTCCAGGTTGTGTTCATTGGG GTGTACACCAATCCAGATGAACCTGAT cgcATCGTTGAGTCCTaccaattcaaattcaaatacaCCAAAAAGGGTCCAGAGATGAACATCCTCAG GAACAGTGATGTGGCGATGCAAGTAACTGTGGAGGACACCAAGAGAGCCTCAGTGCTGCTCATCAGGAAGCTTTTCCTGCTTATGCAGAACCTCGACGCCCTCCCCAACAACGTCTACCTCACCATGAAGCTCTACTACTATGATGACA tcaCTCCAGCAGACTACCAGCCGCCCGGCTTTAAGGAGGGTGAGTGTGACAGCATCTGGTTCGAAGGGGTGCCTGCGCACTTCAAGGTAGGTGAGGTAAAAACGGCCTACCACACCTTGAAAGTGCAAGTGTCAGCGGAACAAGGTCGAGTAGAGAAGCTTCAAGAGGGGAACCACCTGAGGGAGATCAAGCAGGCTCCTCTGATAAATCCTCTGGAGAAGGAAACCATGAAG GATCCTTGCAAGAAAAAATACCAAGAAGAGGATCTGCCTTCTGAAGATG AGTCTGCACAGTTCAAGAAACCTACACGACCTCTGGCAAAG AGaaataaagcaggaaaaaaTCTGtcaaggaggaaaagaagacgTTAG
- the zte38 gene encoding zebrafish testis-expressed 38 isoform X1, giving the protein MALQKIRKSKEETAEWTGLFLNDLKTNQESLVFVKRMMAVAVSTITYLRGIFPEDAYRSRYLEDLCIKVLHKDHNTPRASEVVKWIMGCFDALEKQYLQVVFIGVYTNPDEPDRIVESYQFKFKYTKKGPEMNILRNSDVAMQVTVEDTKRASVLLIRKLFLLMQNLDALPNNVYLTMKLYYYDDITPADYQPPGFKEGECDSIWFEGVPAHFKVGEVKTAYHTLKVQVSAEQGRVEKLQEGNHLREIKQAPLINPLEKETMKIQDPCKKKYQEEDLPSEDESAQFKKPTRPLAKRNKAGKNLSRRKRRR; this is encoded by the exons ATGGCATTACAGAAGATCAGAAAGAGCAAGGAGGAAACAGCTGAG TGGACAGGGTTGTTTCTGAATGATTTGAAAACCAACCAGGAGTCCCTTGTGTTCGTGAAGAGGATGATGGCTGTGGCAGTTTCCACCATCACCTACCTCAGAGGCATTTTTCCAGAGGATGCCTACAGATCCAGATACCTGGAag ACTTGTGCATCAAGGTTCTGCATAAAGACCACAACACGCCTAGAGCCAGTGAAGTTGTTAAATG GATAATGGGCTGCTTCGATGCATTGGAGAAGCAGTAT CTCCAGGTTGTGTTCATTGGG GTGTACACCAATCCAGATGAACCTGAT cgcATCGTTGAGTCCTaccaattcaaattcaaatacaCCAAAAAGGGTCCAGAGATGAACATCCTCAG GAACAGTGATGTGGCGATGCAAGTAACTGTGGAGGACACCAAGAGAGCCTCAGTGCTGCTCATCAGGAAGCTTTTCCTGCTTATGCAGAACCTCGACGCCCTCCCCAACAACGTCTACCTCACCATGAAGCTCTACTACTATGATGACA tcaCTCCAGCAGACTACCAGCCGCCCGGCTTTAAGGAGGGTGAGTGTGACAGCATCTGGTTCGAAGGGGTGCCTGCGCACTTCAAGGTAGGTGAGGTAAAAACGGCCTACCACACCTTGAAAGTGCAAGTGTCAGCGGAACAAGGTCGAGTAGAGAAGCTTCAAGAGGGGAACCACCTGAGGGAGATCAAGCAGGCTCCTCTGATAAATCCTCTGGAGAAGGAAACCATGAAG ATTCAGGATCCTTGCAAGAAAAAATACCAAGAAGAGGATCTGCCTTCTGAAGATG AGTCTGCACAGTTCAAGAAACCTACACGACCTCTGGCAAAG AGaaataaagcaggaaaaaaTCTGtcaaggaggaaaagaagacgTTAG